Proteins from a single region of Sediminitomix flava:
- the ald gene encoding alanine dehydrogenase: MIIGVPKEIKNNENRVALTPGGAKELVKRGHQVYVQATAGDGSGFADAEYVEAGAQILPTIEDVYGIAEMIMKVKEPIEPEYSLIRENQLLFTYFHFASHEPLTRAMIDSKSICLAYETVEKADGSLPLLVPMSEVAGRMATQEGAKFLEKPLKGRGILLGGVPGVKPAKVLVIGGGIVGTQAAKMAAGLGADVTIMDLSLPRLRQLDDIMPANVKTMMSSEYNIRKEIKDVDLIIGAVLIPGAKAPHLITRDMLKDMRPGTVMVDVAVDQGGCFETTKATTHAEPVFIIDDVVHYCVANMPGAVPYTSTLALTNATLPYAIQLAEKGWEKACEENAELKKGLNIIKGDVVYEAVAEAFDLEHSPMA; this comes from the coding sequence ATGATCATTGGAGTTCCTAAAGAAATTAAGAACAACGAAAATCGCGTTGCTTTAACACCAGGTGGTGCAAAAGAACTAGTTAAGAGAGGGCATCAAGTATATGTACAAGCTACAGCCGGTGACGGTAGTGGTTTTGCAGATGCTGAGTATGTAGAGGCTGGAGCGCAAATCTTACCAACTATTGAAGATGTGTATGGTATTGCGGAGATGATTATGAAGGTGAAAGAACCAATTGAGCCTGAGTATAGTCTAATTAGAGAAAATCAATTGCTTTTCACTTATTTCCACTTCGCATCTCATGAGCCTTTAACTAGAGCTATGATTGATAGCAAGTCGATTTGTTTGGCTTACGAGACAGTAGAAAAAGCAGATGGAAGTCTACCATTATTAGTTCCTATGTCTGAAGTAGCAGGTCGTATGGCTACTCAAGAAGGGGCTAAATTCTTAGAGAAGCCTTTGAAAGGACGTGGTATCCTTCTTGGAGGAGTACCAGGTGTTAAACCAGCTAAGGTTCTTGTAATCGGTGGTGGTATTGTAGGTACACAGGCTGCAAAAATGGCTGCAGGTCTTGGTGCTGATGTTACAATCATGGACTTGAGTCTTCCAAGATTAAGACAATTGGATGATATCATGCCAGCAAATGTGAAGACAATGATGTCTTCGGAATACAATATCCGTAAAGAGATCAAAGATGTAGATTTGATCATTGGTGCTGTATTGATTCCAGGAGCGAAAGCACCTCATTTGATTACAAGAGATATGTTGAAAGACATGCGTCCGGGTACAGTTATGGTTGATGTAGCTGTAGATCAAGGAGGATGTTTTGAGACTACTAAGGCAACTACTCATGCAGAGCCAGTATTTATCATTGACGATGTAGTTCACTACTGTGTGGCTAACATGCCAGGTGCAGTACCTTACACTTCTACCTTGGCGTTGACAAATGCAACTCTTCCTTATGCAATCCAACTTGCTGAAAAAGGATGGGAAAAAGCATGTGAAGAAAATGCAGAATTGAAGAAAGGATTGAACATCATCAAAGGTGATGTAGTATATGAAGCAGTAGCTGAAGCATTTGATTTGGAGCATTCTCCAATGGCTTAA
- a CDS encoding CheR family methyltransferase, translating into MYRDSMQEEIDVTDIKRLTHFIENKYDYDFNNYAISSYRRRVKRVLELYKLSSVDDLIKKLTASPSFFQEFVSEITVNVTEMFRDPSYWKLLKEDVIPELFNQQERINIWHAGCSSGEEVFTMTILLEEMGLLDRSYIVATDIDLSIIDKAKQASIRLKNMELNQQNYERYGGKKSIWDYFTQEGNYAKFSPSLLRHTSFRKHDLVKGPVFSKFDLILCRNVMIYFNQELQNDVLTKLHESLFKYGVLAVGSKESLIWCDISHKFIILNNEEKIYRKIKE; encoded by the coding sequence ATGTACAGAGATTCTATGCAAGAAGAAATAGACGTAACGGATATTAAGAGGCTGACCCATTTCATTGAAAATAAGTATGATTATGACTTTAATAATTATGCTATTTCTTCCTATAGAAGACGTGTTAAAAGGGTCTTAGAACTCTACAAATTATCCTCTGTAGATGACCTCATCAAAAAACTAACCGCTAGCCCATCATTTTTTCAAGAGTTTGTTTCTGAAATCACAGTAAATGTTACTGAAATGTTCAGAGACCCTTCATACTGGAAACTTTTGAAAGAGGATGTTATTCCAGAGTTATTCAATCAACAAGAACGCATAAACATCTGGCATGCAGGATGTTCTTCTGGTGAAGAAGTTTTCACAATGACCATTCTTTTGGAAGAAATGGGACTTCTTGACCGTTCTTATATTGTAGCTACCGATATTGATTTATCAATCATTGATAAAGCCAAGCAAGCTTCAATACGTTTGAAGAACATGGAATTGAATCAACAAAACTACGAAAGGTACGGAGGTAAGAAAAGTATCTGGGATTACTTTACTCAAGAAGGAAATTACGCTAAATTTTCACCATCGTTATTGAGACACACTTCTTTCCGAAAGCACGATTTAGTTAAAGGCCCTGTATTCTCTAAGTTTGACCTCATCCTTTGTAGAAATGTGATGATTTACTTCAATCAGGAATTACAGAACGATGTGCTGACAAAACTGCATGAAAGCTTGTTTAAATATGGTGTTTTGGCTGTAGGATCGAAAGAGTCTTTAATTTGGTGTGATATCTCTCATAAGTTTATCATACTTAATAACGAAGAGAAGATCTATCGTAAAATAAAAGAATAG
- a CDS encoding chemotaxis protein CheB has protein sequence MRYQLSDRYRAIVIGGSAGSFQPITKLLSKLPSEFPLPIFLCLHRLKHVRHGFTEALSIKSNKVIEEPNDKDPIRAGRVYLAPANYHLLTEPNRQLSLSTEEMVNNSRPSIDLTFESAAHTYGDRLIGILYSGANSDGAEGMKLIKALGGITIIQDPEECMINTMPLAAQNKTQIDYCLESDEIINFLLELHKYYHL, from the coding sequence ATGAGATATCAATTATCTGACAGATATAGAGCCATTGTGATTGGTGGCTCTGCCGGTAGTTTTCAACCCATTACAAAACTATTGTCAAAATTACCCTCAGAGTTTCCTCTTCCTATTTTCTTGTGCTTGCATAGATTAAAACACGTTAGACATGGTTTCACTGAAGCTTTATCTATAAAGAGTAACAAAGTCATAGAGGAACCTAATGATAAAGACCCAATTAGAGCTGGAAGAGTCTATTTAGCTCCAGCCAATTATCACCTTCTCACAGAACCCAATAGACAACTATCCTTGTCTACAGAAGAAATGGTGAATAATTCAAGACCATCTATTGACTTAACGTTTGAATCTGCAGCACACACTTACGGAGATCGATTAATAGGAATTCTGTATTCAGGAGCAAACAGTGATGGCGCTGAAGGGATGAAGCTAATCAAAGCTTTAGGAGGAATTACGATTATTCAAGACCCTGAAGAATGCATGATCAATACTATGCCCTTAGCGGCTCAAAATAAAACCCAAATTGATTATTGTCTGGAATCGGATGAAATCATAAACTTTCTATTAGAATTACATAAATACTATCATTTATGA
- a CDS encoding GAF domain-containing protein → MKRKQFWIGMLSLLFALLSTYLTFQFFSFPENVLQEVNITNHSTIEKVNNIFRFDFYLLTIDALLLLILLYILFSASMSLKKTEIIYIPKYYGKADIEKYQHKEQPLDRKIDTFKNEIEDLDQSLPSEDQLQNILTQICHFNDAVSGAFYQAQNNDKRLVRFMCGFAFSIPDSQSLTFEFGEGLVGQCAKSKRPIHLKNISTEYFKIISGLGSHSPSNLLILPILDQEEKTLGVLELAFFNELSDENIEFIKICASIMAEKLEADFTNSLD, encoded by the coding sequence ATGAAAAGAAAACAGTTTTGGATAGGTATGCTATCCCTGCTATTTGCTTTGCTTTCTACCTATCTCACCTTTCAATTCTTTTCTTTTCCTGAAAATGTTCTTCAAGAAGTCAATATTACCAACCACAGTACCATTGAAAAGGTAAATAATATCTTCCGCTTCGACTTCTACCTACTGACTATTGATGCCTTACTTCTACTCATACTCTTATATATACTCTTCTCCGCTAGTATGAGTCTGAAGAAAACCGAAATCATTTATATCCCAAAATATTACGGCAAGGCCGATATCGAAAAATACCAACACAAAGAACAACCTCTTGATCGAAAAATAGATACCTTCAAAAATGAAATTGAAGACTTAGATCAATCCTTACCGTCAGAAGATCAGTTACAAAACATTCTCACCCAAATCTGTCATTTTAATGATGCAGTATCAGGAGCATTTTACCAAGCCCAGAATAATGACAAGAGACTAGTCCGCTTTATGTGTGGATTTGCCTTTTCCATTCCAGACTCTCAGTCTCTAACTTTTGAATTTGGCGAAGGTTTGGTAGGTCAATGTGCCAAATCAAAACGACCTATTCACCTCAAGAATATATCTACAGAATACTTCAAAATAATATCAGGCTTAGGAAGTCACAGCCCTTCGAACCTCCTAATCCTTCCTATACTAGACCAAGAAGAAAAAACACTTGGAGTATTAGAACTTGCTTTCTTCAATGAATTATCAGACGAAAACATAGAATTTATAAAAATTTGTGCTTCGATTATGGCAGAAAAGCTAGAAGCTGATTTTACAAATTCACTTGACTAA
- a CDS encoding MerR family transcriptional regulator, with protein sequence MQNQIYSIEEAANALSIKRELLLRWMDYFEVKADKSKMLTKEQLTLLRTVQYLLHEKGYTMEGAKAVYQNKQTQLKEAVEIIDELSSIKTYLLNVKSNLQEL encoded by the coding sequence ATGCAGAATCAAATATATTCCATCGAAGAAGCGGCTAATGCCCTCTCCATCAAAAGAGAACTATTACTCAGGTGGATGGATTACTTTGAGGTTAAGGCAGATAAAAGTAAAATGCTTACGAAAGAGCAGTTAACTCTTTTAAGGACTGTCCAGTATCTCTTACATGAGAAAGGATATACTATGGAAGGGGCAAAAGCTGTGTATCAAAATAAACAAACCCAACTCAAAGAAGCGGTTGAAATTATTGATGAATTAAGTAGCATTAAAACCTATTTGTTGAACGTTAAAAGTAACCTTCAAGAGCTTTAA
- a CDS encoding SiaB family protein kinase — MKYIYDLHKTMLDQNLILVYEGEFTQEITKSVLAMAERNMESHGEASSIKRKVFNVMVECLQNICKYAQNLEDERNMVNNAIFMIGKHDSEYFISSGNAIPNEMVENIAGRLEKINALDKQGLKEYHKFVLKNGELNEKGGAGLGFIDMARKSGKSLKFNFEPMNDALTFFSLTTTIPRVAKSKKSIKETEAIK, encoded by the coding sequence ATGAAATACATATATGACTTACATAAAACAATGCTAGACCAAAACCTCATCTTAGTTTATGAGGGTGAATTTACACAGGAGATCACTAAATCTGTTTTGGCCATGGCCGAAAGAAATATGGAATCTCATGGGGAAGCTTCTAGTATTAAAAGAAAAGTATTCAACGTGATGGTTGAGTGCCTACAGAATATTTGTAAGTACGCTCAAAACCTAGAAGATGAAAGAAACATGGTTAACAATGCCATCTTTATGATTGGTAAGCATGACTCTGAATATTTCATTTCTTCTGGAAATGCGATTCCCAACGAAATGGTTGAGAATATTGCAGGACGACTTGAAAAGATCAATGCTTTAGACAAGCAAGGATTAAAAGAATATCATAAATTTGTGCTTAAGAATGGTGAATTAAACGAGAAAGGTGGTGCCGGTCTTGGTTTTATCGATATGGCTAGAAAATCTGGAAAGTCATTGAAATTCAACTTTGAACCAATGAATGATGCACTTACATTCTTCTCTTTAACCACTACAATTCCGAGAGTTGCAAAGAGTAAAAAATCAATTAAAGAAACCGAGGCTATAAAATAA
- a CDS encoding PAS domain S-box protein, producing MFFSTLKIRTKITSILLLLVILSVFSISYLSFIQTKVSIEQKYAESFEVISNLKTGQINKRFEDLEHHLKFIYKSEKVVLSARKLNMMSSFNSSLYKSLKHKLDAELIPKAIVNRFSNILLTDRKGKLLYNSYKPPVGMSLGEVDKKIKQFLPLAQEETYYSRPFPTSKGVSIFIVSPPIKNRGLYLGHIILLYNLEKNIYPILEDRVGLGETGELLLCRMQSEKIAEYISPLRHRPEAILSEMVLMGSPISTSVQKASLGEGKDFGYDQDYRDEKVLSYWNYIPSVKWGLVTKIDYAEVKQGLDKLLFTFLQSAFVILIISTTVSLLFSKYITTPLLTLKNKLKLVAEGILQVDFTNDQFSKDEIGEMADALNDQVVAIRKTATFAEQIGQGHYDASFSPLSENDTLGNALLSMRNSIQDADKKEKQRSWIVSGVAEAGQVLRMHNSLDEIGDAIIGFITEKIEAIQGGFYTTQEAENGDEVLQLNATYAFNKRKHLQANFRFKEGLVGQVAADKKTMLRTEIPEGYTYISSGIIGDQEPHCLLIVPLIAEDKVFGVIELLGLHQFTETQISFVEELSIVLARTIHNLKNGEKTITLLQESRKMSEELQLQQATLQQNAEIMSTTQEQLQKSNEKLEQQIQSSNNVRKRMQLLLENASEIITIYETNGAIRYISPSVYPILGFTPDELIGSNDLKNLHPDSLPIFNSFFERLLETPSQKLSIQYAYTLKNGETVWLEATGTNLLDAPSVQGILINSRNITERKKAEKETRKRNQMQSLSENSKDLILRINTEGEIYYVNPAVKQFSGLLPSNYLGKNYKETEFEERFKTHLENLLEEVTSSARTFQDELATDTTNGEKIMQVFGIPEFNEIKEIESVLITAHDITERKKAEDKIFENNKKIRESINYAQRIQSAILPTIDNIKEELEKSFVFYKPRDVVSGDFPWYMKQGNTLYLAVADCTGHGVPGALISIIGFFLLNQIVKLNPDASPAEILFQLNEEMTKALKQNKESSTRDGMDIAMIKMDKSNNYIEFAGAHRPLYHFDTEKRELNQIKGDRLSIGGGFYKEGTKFTNHEIFYRENDEVYVFSDGLADQFGGENNRKFGPRRIRNIITQQEFKDMKGANETFQKNFEDWKGNFKQTDDILLIGFRF from the coding sequence ATGTTCTTCTCTACGCTAAAGATCAGAACCAAAATCACTTCAATCCTTCTTCTATTAGTAATACTTTCTGTTTTTTCCATTAGCTACCTCTCATTCATCCAAACGAAGGTTTCAATTGAACAAAAGTATGCTGAAAGTTTTGAAGTCATTAGCAATCTTAAAACTGGACAAATCAATAAGCGATTTGAAGACTTAGAACATCATCTAAAGTTTATCTATAAAAGCGAAAAAGTTGTCCTCAGTGCGAGAAAGCTTAATATGATGAGCTCATTCAACAGCTCATTATACAAAAGTTTGAAGCATAAATTAGACGCTGAGCTTATTCCAAAAGCCATTGTAAACCGATTCAGCAATATTTTATTAACTGATAGAAAAGGAAAATTATTATACAATAGCTACAAACCACCTGTTGGAATGAGTTTAGGAGAGGTCGATAAAAAAATAAAACAGTTTCTACCACTAGCTCAAGAAGAAACTTATTACAGCAGACCGTTCCCTACTTCAAAAGGAGTGTCCATATTCATTGTTTCTCCTCCCATAAAAAATAGAGGACTTTACCTTGGTCACATTATACTCTTATATAATCTTGAAAAGAATATTTATCCTATTCTTGAAGACAGAGTTGGCCTAGGTGAAACAGGAGAACTGTTATTATGTAGGATGCAGTCTGAAAAAATTGCTGAATATATAAGTCCTTTACGTCACAGACCCGAAGCAATTCTCTCTGAAATGGTTTTAATGGGATCTCCAATTTCTACTTCTGTACAAAAAGCCTCACTTGGAGAAGGAAAAGATTTTGGATATGACCAAGATTACAGAGATGAAAAAGTATTGAGCTATTGGAATTACATACCAAGTGTTAAATGGGGGCTAGTAACCAAGATTGATTACGCTGAAGTTAAACAGGGGCTAGACAAACTCTTATTTACCTTCTTACAATCCGCTTTTGTTATTCTTATTATATCCACAACGGTTTCGTTACTCTTCTCAAAATATATTACAACTCCTCTTCTAACACTCAAGAATAAACTTAAACTTGTTGCAGAAGGAATATTACAAGTAGATTTCACCAACGATCAGTTCAGTAAAGATGAAATTGGTGAAATGGCAGATGCCCTCAATGATCAAGTGGTTGCGATTCGGAAAACAGCAACTTTTGCTGAACAAATCGGGCAAGGTCATTACGACGCTTCCTTTTCTCCTCTTAGTGAAAATGACACTCTCGGGAATGCATTACTGAGTATGAGAAATAGTATTCAGGATGCTGATAAAAAAGAAAAGCAAAGATCATGGATTGTGAGCGGAGTTGCTGAAGCTGGTCAAGTTCTAAGGATGCACAACAGTCTAGATGAAATTGGAGATGCTATTATTGGTTTTATTACCGAAAAAATTGAGGCTATTCAAGGCGGTTTCTATACTACCCAAGAGGCTGAAAATGGGGATGAAGTACTGCAACTAAATGCAACTTATGCATTTAATAAGAGGAAACACTTGCAGGCTAATTTTAGGTTTAAAGAGGGCCTTGTTGGTCAGGTTGCTGCAGATAAAAAAACAATGCTCAGAACAGAAATCCCTGAAGGGTACACCTATATTAGTTCGGGTATAATCGGAGACCAAGAACCACACTGCTTACTCATCGTTCCCCTCATAGCTGAAGATAAAGTTTTTGGTGTCATTGAATTATTAGGACTTCATCAATTTACCGAAACACAGATTTCCTTTGTAGAAGAACTAAGTATTGTATTAGCGAGAACAATTCACAACTTGAAAAATGGAGAAAAGACAATAACCTTACTCCAAGAATCAAGAAAGATGAGTGAAGAATTGCAGCTACAACAGGCTACTCTTCAGCAAAATGCTGAGATTATGTCGACCACTCAAGAGCAACTTCAAAAATCAAATGAGAAGTTAGAACAACAAATTCAATCATCAAATAATGTCAGAAAGAGGATGCAATTACTGCTTGAAAATGCATCTGAGATTATCACCATTTACGAAACTAATGGAGCTATAAGATATATAAGTCCTTCGGTCTACCCTATCCTTGGCTTTACCCCAGATGAGCTTATAGGAAGTAATGACTTGAAAAATTTACATCCTGACAGCTTGCCAATTTTCAATTCTTTCTTTGAAAGATTATTAGAAACACCATCTCAAAAACTATCCATACAATATGCTTACACTCTAAAAAATGGTGAAACAGTTTGGTTAGAGGCTACAGGGACAAATTTATTAGATGCCCCTTCAGTACAAGGCATCCTAATCAATTCTAGAAATATTACTGAAAGAAAAAAGGCTGAGAAAGAAACTAGAAAGCGAAATCAGATGCAATCGCTTTCCGAAAATTCCAAAGACCTAATTCTAAGAATAAATACAGAAGGTGAAATATATTATGTAAACCCTGCTGTAAAACAGTTCTCGGGCTTACTACCTTCAAACTATTTAGGTAAAAACTATAAGGAAACAGAATTTGAAGAAAGGTTTAAAACACACCTAGAAAATCTACTTGAAGAGGTAACCTCTTCAGCACGTACATTTCAAGATGAACTAGCCACAGATACTACGAATGGTGAGAAAATCATGCAAGTATTTGGTATCCCTGAGTTTAATGAAATAAAAGAGATAGAATCTGTGCTAATTACAGCTCATGATATCACGGAACGTAAAAAGGCTGAAGATAAGATCTTTGAGAATAATAAGAAGATTCGAGAAAGTATCAATTATGCGCAAAGGATTCAGTCAGCAATTTTACCAACTATAGATAACATTAAAGAGGAGCTAGAAAAATCGTTTGTATTCTATAAACCTAGAGATGTTGTCAGTGGAGACTTCCCTTGGTACATGAAACAAGGAAATACTTTATATCTGGCTGTGGCTGACTGTACTGGACATGGTGTACCTGGTGCTCTGATTTCAATTATAGGATTTTTCTTACTGAATCAGATCGTAAAATTAAACCCAGATGCTAGCCCTGCTGAGATTTTATTCCAATTAAATGAAGAAATGACAAAGGCTTTAAAACAAAATAAAGAGTCTTCAACACGAGACGGCATGGATATTGCCATGATAAAAATGGACAAAAGCAATAATTACATTGAATTTGCTGGTGCCCATAGACCTCTTTATCATTTTGACACTGAAAAAAGAGAATTAAACCAAATAAAAGGAGATAGGTTGTCTATCGGAGGAGGCTTCTATAAAGAAGGAACAAAGTTTACTAATCATGAAATTTTTTATCGTGAGAATGACGAAGTATATGTTTTTTCAGATGGATTAGCAGATCAGTTCGGCGGAGAGAACAATCGAAAATTTGGGCCTCGACGAATACGAAATATAATTACACAACAAGAATTCAAAGACATGAAGGGTGCGAACGAAACTTTTCAGAAGAATTTTGAAGATTGGAAAGGCAATTTCAAGCAAACTGATGACATTTTGCTCATTGGATTTAGATTTTAA
- a CDS encoding DUF1987 domain-containing protein, with amino-acid sequence MRVLNLAGTEDTPKIVLDKDNGVFEISGRSLPEDSAEFFQPVLDWIDEYRQTSNTETRFMFKLEYFNTASSKLILDILSKLEDIDGTTIVWHFHEDDEDMEEAGEEFSDLVDVPFEFETY; translated from the coding sequence ATGAGAGTATTAAATCTTGCTGGCACTGAAGATACTCCTAAAATTGTATTGGATAAGGATAACGGTGTTTTTGAAATTTCAGGAAGGTCACTTCCAGAAGATTCTGCAGAATTTTTTCAACCTGTGTTAGACTGGATTGATGAATACAGACAAACATCAAACACTGAAACACGTTTCATGTTTAAGTTGGAATATTTCAACACTGCATCTTCAAAACTAATTTTAGACATCTTGTCTAAACTAGAAGATATTGATGGTACTACTATTGTTTGGCATTTCCATGAAGACGATGAGGACATGGAAGAAGCTGGAGAAGAGTTCTCGGATCTAGTTGATGTTCCTTTCGAATTCGAAACTTATTAA